One genomic segment of Clavelina lepadiformis chromosome 3, kaClaLepa1.1, whole genome shotgun sequence includes these proteins:
- the LOC143450521 gene encoding phospholipid scramblase 2-like isoform X2, producing the protein MANPLPLKPIEQPQTGWMPIPTVANCPPGLEYLTQLDQVLVHQEVSLIEVLLEWEAKNKYRLKNSVGQQCYFAAEESEVCMRQMCGSSRGFTMHITDNSGAEVIRVTRPFKCWAGCCWCANADCCSYNIEIEAPVGQVIGRVRQSQSFWYNYFDVQDATGKNIFTIKGPCCVCPGPCCTCDFPFDIWTKETTPSVIGRVTKQWSGLTKELFTDATNFSVTFPIDLDVKMKAVLLGATFLIDMMFFEVDES; encoded by the exons ATGGCAAATCCTCTGCCCCTAAAGCCAATTGAACAACCGCAAACTGGATGGATGCCTATACCGACTGTCGCAAACTGTCCACCAGGACTGGAATACTTAACCCAACTTGATCAAGTCCTTGTTCATCAAGAAGTATCACTGATTGAAG TTTTGCTGGAGTGGGAGGCAAAGAATAAATACAGACTAAAAAATTCTGTTGGCCAGCAATGCTATTTCGCCGCTGAAG AATCTGAAGTGTGTATGCGGCAAATGTGTGGGTCAAGCAGAGGTTTTACTATGCATATTACGGACAATTCTGGTGCG gAAGTGATCCGCGTGACACGTCCATTCAAATGCTGGGCTGGATGTTGCTGGTGCGCAAACGCCGACTGCTGCTCTTATAATATTGAAATAGAAGCTCCTGTCGGACAAGTAATTGGCCGGGTTCGACAATC GCAATCTTTCTGGTACAACTATTTCGATGTGCAAGATGCTACAGGAAAGAACATTTTTACTATCAAAGGCCCCTGTTGCGTATGTCCCGGTCCCTGTTGTACATGTGATTTTCCTTTTGACATTTGGACCAAAGAAACAACACCCAGTGTGATTGGCCGCGTTACAAAACAATGGAGTGGCTTAACGAAGGAGCTATTTACTGACGCAACCAATTTTTCGGTTACTT TTCCGATCGACTTGGATGTAAAGATGAAAGCAGTATTGCTTGGAGCAACTTTCTTAATT GATATGATGTTTTTCGAAGTGGATGAATCCTAA
- the LOC143449665 gene encoding serine palmitoyltransferase 2-like — MNAAAQNGELNRNGANEIYHKGGSTKRKFQESFEPTPLYAAIVTYVNYAVVTLFGFLRDFLRKHGFEKLYAATEDPEMKDFVPLYASFESFYTRNIYNRIQDIFNRPICSVPGATINIVERKFSHSGWTSKYTGKTLKNVVNLGSYNYLGFAENEGTCSEAAIESAKKYGVGVCSSRQEMGNLDIHTKLEQTMADYLGVEACITFGMGYATNSTNIPCLVNKGCLILSDGLNHASLVLGCRLSRATIRVFKHNDMEDLERKLSDGVVYGQPRTQRPWKKILIIVEGVYSMEGSIVNLPGVLALKKKYKAYLYLDEAHSIGALGDHGRGVTEYFGIHASEVDIMMGTFTKSFGAAGGYIAGNRALVEHLRAHSHSACYATSMSPPVCQQILTSLSIISGTEEGRNRIKQLAKSCKIFRQGLKKLGFIVYGNDDSPVVPVLFYSPCKLGAFSREMLKRGFAVVGVGFPATPIVESRVRFCMSAALTDKQIQDALSACSDLSSLLNLNYSKAK; from the coding sequence ATGAACGCTGCTGCACAAAATGGAGAACTTAATAGAAATGGTGCCAATGAAATCTATCATAAAGGTGGTTCCACAAAGCGTAAATTCCAGGAGAGTTTTGAGCCAACACCACTATATGCTGCAATAGTCACGTATGTAAACTATGCTGTTGTTACATTGTTTGGCTTTCTGAGGGATTTTCTTAGAAAACATGGGTTTGAAAAGTTGTATGCTGCCACTGAAGATCctgaaatgaaagattttgtacCTCTTTATGCCAGTTTTGAAAGCTTTTATACcagaaacatttacaatcGCATTCAAGATATCTTCAATAGACCAATATGCAGTGTCCCTGGTGCAACAATTAATATTGTTGAAAGAAAGTTTTCTCACTCAGGCTGGACTTCTAAATATACGGGTAAAACACTAAAGAATGTTGTAAATTTGGGTTCATACAACTATCTAGGATTTGCTGAAAATGAAGGCACTTGCAGTGAAGCAGCAATAGAGTCGGCCAAGAAGTATGGCGTTGGTGTTTGTAGCTCAAGGCAAGAAATGGGAAACCTGGATATTCATACCAAACTAGAACAAACCATGGCAGATTATTTAGGTGTAGAAGCATGCATCACTTTTGGTATGGGCTATGCTACTAATTCAACGAATATACCTTGTCTAGTAAACAAAGGTTGCCTTATTTTAAGTGATGGACTTAATCATGCATCTCTTGTGTTGGGTTGTCGACTTTCGAGAGCAACTATTCGAGTTTTCAAACATAATGACATGGAAGATTTAGAAAGGAAGCTCAGTGATGGAGTTGTTTATGGGCAACCAAGGACGCAACGGCCTTGGAAAAAAATACTAATAATTGTTGAAGGTGTGTACAGCATGGAAGGCTCCATTGTAAATCTCCCTGGTGTCCTTGCACTTAAAAAGAAATACAAGGCTTATTTGTACCTAGATGAAGCACATAGCATTGGTGCATTAGGGGATCATGGGCGTGGTGTAACTGAATACTTTGGAATCCATGCAAGTGAAGTAGATATAATGATGGGCACATTTACAAAAAGCTTTGGAGCAGCAGGTGGTTATATTGCTGGTAATCGAGCTCTTGTTGAGCATTTAAGAGCCCACTCACATTCAGCTTGTTATGCTACATCAATGTCACCGCCAGTTTGCCAGCAGATTTTAACCAGTTTAAGCATCATATCAGGTACAGAAGAAGGGAGAAATCGGATCAAACAACTTGCAAAAAGCTGCAAAATCTTTCGACAAGGCTTGAAGAAATTAGGTTTTATTGTGTATGGCAACGATGATTCCCCTGTGGTACCTGTTTTGTTTTACTCACCGTGTAAGCTGGGTGCATTTAGCCGGGAAATGTTGAAGCGTGGTTTTGCTGTTGTTGGTGTGGGGTTTCCTGCCACACCAATTGTAGAATCAAGGGTTAGGTTTTGTATGTCAGCTGCCCTTACTGATAAGCAAATACAGGATGCATTATCTGCATGTTCTGATTTGAGTTCTCTTCTGAATTTGAATTATTCAAAGGCTAAATAA
- the LOC143450521 gene encoding phospholipid scramblase 2-like isoform X1 translates to MVINIKSINQETAIIFFCLLFWNLKFKPRQMDGYSQSTMANPLPLKPIEQPQTGWMPIPTVANCPPGLEYLTQLDQVLVHQEVSLIEVLLEWEAKNKYRLKNSVGQQCYFAAEESEVCMRQMCGSSRGFTMHITDNSGAEVIRVTRPFKCWAGCCWCANADCCSYNIEIEAPVGQVIGRVRQSQSFWYNYFDVQDATGKNIFTIKGPCCVCPGPCCTCDFPFDIWTKETTPSVIGRVTKQWSGLTKELFTDATNFSVTFPIDLDVKMKAVLLGATFLIDMMFFEVDES, encoded by the exons AtggttataaatataaaaagcatCAATCAGGAAACtgcaataatatttttttgtttgctattTTGGAACCTGAAGTTTAAACCACGACAAATGGATGGTTACAGCCAGTCTACT ATGGCAAATCCTCTGCCCCTAAAGCCAATTGAACAACCGCAAACTGGATGGATGCCTATACCGACTGTCGCAAACTGTCCACCAGGACTGGAATACTTAACCCAACTTGATCAAGTCCTTGTTCATCAAGAAGTATCACTGATTGAAG TTTTGCTGGAGTGGGAGGCAAAGAATAAATACAGACTAAAAAATTCTGTTGGCCAGCAATGCTATTTCGCCGCTGAAG AATCTGAAGTGTGTATGCGGCAAATGTGTGGGTCAAGCAGAGGTTTTACTATGCATATTACGGACAATTCTGGTGCG gAAGTGATCCGCGTGACACGTCCATTCAAATGCTGGGCTGGATGTTGCTGGTGCGCAAACGCCGACTGCTGCTCTTATAATATTGAAATAGAAGCTCCTGTCGGACAAGTAATTGGCCGGGTTCGACAATC GCAATCTTTCTGGTACAACTATTTCGATGTGCAAGATGCTACAGGAAAGAACATTTTTACTATCAAAGGCCCCTGTTGCGTATGTCCCGGTCCCTGTTGTACATGTGATTTTCCTTTTGACATTTGGACCAAAGAAACAACACCCAGTGTGATTGGCCGCGTTACAAAACAATGGAGTGGCTTAACGAAGGAGCTATTTACTGACGCAACCAATTTTTCGGTTACTT TTCCGATCGACTTGGATGTAAAGATGAAAGCAGTATTGCTTGGAGCAACTTTCTTAATT GATATGATGTTTTTCGAAGTGGATGAATCCTAA
- the LOC143450430 gene encoding uncharacterized protein LOC143450430: protein MNPKKLDVFGRYLSMNDKADVEKLLLEFVENEAIAKYMKLTSEDKCIYVRTYVDQVLSQGISYGIFDKANGVLCACTLNSFSKRSVTPADYRSLGELSLKMQYLTRFDDYMEEGAQAALGSDNFILMEIGMVSPSYQKHRLVDKLYLGTKEAAVKYGCNGIVNVSNSLYSIKVCERWGFLPVKKVFFKDYCDPVTGEKIFADIPQPHTHAVLFVEKFGHAKL from the exons ATGAATCCCAAAAAGTTAGATGTTTTTGGACGTTACTTGTCAATGAATGACAAAGCAGATGTGGAAAAATTGCTGCTAGAATTTGTAGAAAATGAGGCTATTGCAAAGTACATGAAATTGACTTCTGAAGACAAATGCATTTATGTTAGAACCTATGTTGAT caagTTCTATCACAAGGCATTTCATATGGTATTTTTGACAAAGCTAATGGGGTTCTTTGTGCTTGTACGCTCAATAGTTTTTCAAAACGCTCAGTGACACCAGCAGATTATAGATCACTTGGAGAGTTGTCTCTAAAAATGCAGTATTTGACACGG TTTGATGATTACATGGAAGAAGGTGCACAGGCTGCTCTTGGCTCTgacaatttcattttgatgGAAATCGGAATGGTGAGCCCAAGTTACCAAAAGCATCGTTTAGTTGACAAGCTTTATTTGGG CACAAAAGAAGCTGCAGTTAAATACGGATGCAATGGTATTGTTAACGTTTCCAATTCTCTCTATTCCATAAAAGTTTGCGAACGATGGGGCTTCCTTCCAGTAAAAAAAGTGTTCTTCAAAGATTATTGTGATCCTGTTACTGGTGAGAAAATATTTGCTGACATTCCACAACCTCATACCCATGCTGTTCTATTTGTAGAGAAGTTTGGACATGCAAAGCTGTGA
- the LOC143450428 gene encoding bile acid-CoA:amino acid N-acyltransferase-like, whose amino-acid sequence MAMGSCPTIEVSSIDSMSDQPISIIIKGLQPNQLFTLHSWLLSDNQNTFDCIAQYISNEKGIVSLEKDKSIAGSYIGNKPMGLFWAMQPSIWNKKPHARLAKLDVTTPMVVTITVYNARINSLQNLHSMKMTGKLDSLELASIEINRWFMSPGTKRITFTMEKDGIHGSLFIPPGVGPFPGVITLFGGYPGTMEFKASLLASHGFAALALAYYGVPGLNETFSFKEPNFVLDLGYFERAVNILCKHSQIYSHRGVGIIGLSASSSMILALSVHIEAIKCVIWLSGSIYPVFVSLGYKKNVYKSVPFDGESFTNFIELGDNRIVSGRYFHPKYNSENRPSNDSVINFYEQSDVAFMFIAGLDDENAPAEFHANEANRLLTKAKHPNFKILRYPGAGHLIEPSYAIHNFLTAQKGLNYFINWGGSTVPHCAAQKDSWQKQIEFLKSNIGGLYGKL is encoded by the exons ATGGCTATGGGAAGTTGTCCTACTATTGAAGTTAGTTCCATAGATAGTATGTCTGATCAACCAATCTCAATAATCATCAAAG GTCTTCAGCCAAATCAATTATTTACACTACATTCCTGGCTTCTCAGTGACAACCAGAACACTTTTGATTGCATTGCTCAGTATATATCTAATGAAAAAG GCATTGTTTCATTGGAAAAAGATAAGTCAATAGCCGGAAGTTATATTGGAAATAAACCTATGGGACTATTTTGGGCGATGCAACCATCAATTTGGAATAAG AAACCACATGCTCGTTTGGCTAAACTGGATGTGACTACTCCAATGGTTGTTACAATTACTGTTTACAATGCCAGGATAAATTCCTTGCAAAACCTGCACAGTATGAAAATGACAGGCAAGCTTGATAGTTTGGAACTTGCATCCATAGAAATAAATCGATGGTTTATGTCACCTGGAACAAAAAGGATTACTTTTACAATGGAAAAAGATGGAATCCATGGCTCACTATTCATTCCACCTGGTGTGGGACCTTTTCCGG GTGTCATTACACTTTTTGGTGGTTATCCAGGAACAATGGAATTTAAAGCTTCTTTGCTTGCATCACATGGATTTGCTGCACTTGCTCTTGCATATTATGGTGTACCTGGTTtgaatgaaacattttctttcaaagaaccaaattTTGTATTAGATTTGGGATATTTTGAAAGagctgtaaatattttatgtaaacaCTCCCAAATTTATTCCCACAGGGGTGTTGGGATTATTGGACTATCAGCCAGTAGCTCAATGATACTTGCATTAAGTGTGCATATAGAAGCAATAAAATGTGTTATTTGGTTAAGCGGTTCTATATACCCTGTATTTGTTTCACTTGGTTataagaaaaatgtttacaaaagtGTACCATTTGATGGCGAatcttttacaaattttattgagTTGGGTGATAACAGGATTGTTTCCGGAAGATACTTTCATCCAAAATATAATTCCGAAAATCGACCTAGTAATGATTCTGTAATAAACTTTTATGAACAGTCCGATGTTGCATTTATGTTTATTGCTGGacttgatgatgaaaatgCACCTGCAGAGTTCCATGCAAATGAAGCAAACAGGCTTCTAACTAAAGCGAAACatccaaattttaaaattttgcgcTATCCTGGTGCTGGTCATCTTATTGAACCTTCTTATGCAATACACAATTTTCTTACTGCCCAGAAAGGTTTGAACTATTTTATTAACTGGGGTGGATCAACGGTACCTCATTGTGCAGCACAGAAGGATTCATGGCAAAAGCAAATCGAATTTTTAAAGTCAAATATAGGTGGTTTATATGGTAAATTgtaa
- the LOC143450431 gene encoding uncharacterized protein LOC143450431 — MNPKKLDVFGRYLSMNDKADVEKLLLEFVENEAIAKYMELTSEDKCIYVRTYVDQVLSQGISYGVFDKANGVLCACTLNSFSKSSVTPANYGSLGEMSLKMQYLIRFDDYMEEGAQAALGCDNFILMEIGIVSPSYQKHRLADKLYLGTKEAAIKYGCNGLVNVSNSLYSIKVCERWGFLPVKKVFFKDYCDPVTGEKIFADIPQPHTHAVLFVKKFQCAKL, encoded by the exons ATGAATCCCAAAAAGTTAGATGTTTTTGGACGTTACTTGTCAATGAATGACAAAGCAGATGTGGAAAAATTGCTGCTAGAATTTGTAGAAAATGAGGCTATTGCAAAGTACATGGAATTGACTTCTGAAGACAAATGCATTTATGTTAGAACCTATGTTGAT caaGTTCTATCACAAGGAATTTCATATGGTGTTTTTGACAAAGCTAATGGGGTTCTTTGCGCTTGTACGCTCAatagtttttcaaaaagttcagTGACACCAGCAAATTATGGATCACTTGGAGAGATGTCTCTAAAAATGCAGTATTTGATACGA TTTGATGATTACATGGAAGAAGGTGCACAGGCTGCTCTTGGCTGTgacaatttcattttgatgGAAATCGGAATAGTGAGCCCAAGTTATCAAAAGCATCGTTTAGCTGACAAGCTTTATTTAGG CACAAAAGAAGCTGCTATTAAATACGGATGCAATGGTCTTGTTAACGTTTCCAATTCTCTCTATTCCATAAAAGTTTGCGAAAGATGGGGCTTCCTTCCAGTGAAAAAAGTATTCTTCAAAGATTATTGTGATCCTGTTACTGGTGAGAAAATATTTGCTGACATTCCACAACCTCATACCCATGCTGTTCTATTTGTAAAGAAGTTTCAATGTGCAAAACTGTGA